The window AATAGACAGCAAGACTAATAGTGCCTTGCATAGCGCAGAGGCTGGATCTAACCTTGTCTGCTTTGGCATAAAGAGGACTTACAGCTGTGCCACATCTTTCTGGCCTGCTGCTGGGAGCATAggtataaaggaaaagaaagggccTGGACAGTTCCATGCAATATAATGTGTGAGGAGAGAAAGGGATCACAGGATTTTCAGGAAGGAAACGTGTGCAGGAACATGACAAGTGAAGGGGATATTGAGACAGGACAAAGAAAACGGGGGATGATGACTCCTCCGGGATATGTGGCAACAGAGCAATAGAAGAGTGTCAGGATAGTAAAGGGATGGAGGGCTTGGGAAGAGCAGCTGTGGAAGATGTGTCCTGTAGAGCCTGGGAAGGCCCCAGTGGGGAGAATCCAGGGTACTTGGGGCAGCAGGGCAAGACAGGACAAGGGATCATCAGGGGGTcagagggggagaaggaagagtCCATTTGAGGAGGGAAGGGCATACCTGGGGTCCAATTCCTTGGCCACGCGTTTGGCCTTGTTCCATTCCTCCCCTTCAATGAAGGCATCAATAGCTTCTCGTATGAGGTCCAAGTTGAGGTAGAGCTCTGCTGCCTACAGGGCCAGAGAAAGTCCAATGGGGTGGCTGAAATGCCACAGGCACCCTGCAGCCCAGGCTGGAGCTGGTGCTGTTGGAAGTGCCCAGCACACAGCAACAACAGAAAGTCTCTCCCCAAAAGATTAACCCCCTTCTCTGtttcctgcctcctcccaaggCCTGGATCTCTCACACCACCCCAGAACTCaacccctttccctccttcctcctccccaatgACTCAGCTCTGCCAGACTCTCAGATAGGGCAATCCACCCATCACCCCAGGATGTGATTTGGCCTCCTCCCCTTGTATACGGTTCTCTCTTCCTGTGTCATTGCCTCTTCAGCACTCCAGGAGCAGAAGCCAGCCCTTACCGCACTGTATTTCTTCATGGCCACCAGCTGAGGAGCCACAGTCCGTGTCACCTCCATACTCTGTGACTGGCCCAAGAACTTAATGGCCAGCTCAGCTGCCTGTGAAGAGAAGTTGTCAGCAGCACAAGTGATAAGAGCTGCCTGAGAGAGGGATGAagttgggaagagctcagccccAGGCCTAAGACCGAGCATCAGGACCATGTGAACTatgggggaaagggaaagagaaacgaCAGCCCACTTCAGCAATTTAGAGGAACAAAGCCCAGCTACTTCTACACGTGGGATATCAGACAAGGACATGACTGTTGCTGAAGTTGGTGCAAGGGCACAGTTACTAGTGTGAATGAGAACATAACCCACAGGCTCATGGACTGGGCCATGAGGAGAGGGTGCTGGTCTAGCCATCAGCTAAGTCACAGAGCCCAGCTCTTTGGCGCAGGGAGATATGGCCACAAAGACACCTGCATGCTGCTGAAAGTGGTGCCAGAGCAAGGGTGCCAGCACAGTGCAGGTTAAGAGCACAGCCCATCATGGCTCAGAGAATAGTGATGAAGAGCTCTCAGACTCTGAGGCACTGGACCTTGCAGCTCCTCTCTTGCACCCTGCACTGAATGGACTATCTCTGGGATGCACTGCAGTTTGTGGGAGACCTCCTAGATAGCAGAGCAGATGAAGGGACTCATAGCCCCTGACAATACCTTCAGCAAGCACTTCTCCATCAGGACACTGTTGCTGGGATCCTGCACCTTCAGATAGCAATCCACAGCCCTGGCATATtccccagcctgctcccactCCCGTGCCTGCTCCAGCAGCCCTTCTGTTCCTCTGTAGGGAGCAATACAGACTGTGAGCAAGACTGGGATGCTGCCATAGAGATCCTGTAGACAGCACGTagggagcagggcaggaaggCCCACAGCAGAGGTGAGTCAGAGACCTCAGAGAGGAGAGGAACGTGCACAGGCAATGCTGAGGGAGAACTGGTTAAGGACCCTGGGGAGATGCATGAGCAGTGTAGGAGACCTGGGAGATCTGTAAGTGGCAAGAAGACACCTGGGAGACCTCGGATGGCAACAATAAGCTTGGAGTCTcccagggcaggcaggcaggaagatgGGAAACCCATGCAGGAAGAAGTCCAGGACCCTCAGGATAATCTGGATGTCAGGGATCCAGTCAGGCTATCTCTGTGAGGGGTCATTGCAATGGCCCAGGGGAAGAGCAAACTGTCTGTTACCTGAAGCCTGACCCCAGCATTTCCCACCTGGAGCCTTTCTTGGCAGCCTCCCTGCTGCACTCCTCCTGTAGTGCTTCCAGCCGACTAGGCACATATTCCTTGCAGATCCGCAGGGCCTCGCTCCACATGCCAGCCTCCTGCACAGGGACACCAGGGAGGAGAAATTTTCACCAGTTCACCAGGATCCACCACACTCCTGCATCACACAACACGTCTGGCCATTCAAGTCATCTTGTCACAGGACCCACTGGGAGAAGAAACCATGGCAGCATCATCTGACCGCTTCCTCCCCCAGAATGGCAACTACGTCCATTCATTCACCCAGGTTACCACAGGAATGCTCCATCTATCCCAGCTACCTCTGCAGAATGGGCACTTACAGTCTCCAAATGCAACCCATTCATGTTATTCCTGAGGACCACCCGTAGCCTTCTGGTAGGATACTTCCTCTCAGAGCTGGGGGAGAGCCAAGTTATGCTGTGAAATCTATACCAGTGCAGTCTTCTAAGAGCAGGCCAGAATGAAGATCTATTAGGAACCACCCGAGTAAATGGTTTCTCTTTGGCTACTAAGCTGACATGGAGAGCTGGGAGCTGGATTTCACTCCCTCTCCATCCAAACTGGGTTCTCAGGCAGTGAGGAACACAATGATATTGCCATAGTCTACACTTACCTTGTAGTATTTTATTGCCAGTTCAGGTCTCTGTGCTCGCAGGAGGAAGGCCTCTGCTTTCTGGAATTCTCTCTGCTCAAAGGCAAAACGTGCTTGTCCCACAAGCACATCAGCCACACTGTCTGGGTCATGAGCCTCAGCCACACGCTGTGCAGCATCCCAGTTCTGGTTGTGCACAAACCTAGGAGAATTGACATGAGATTTAACAAGAGGGGCAGCAAACAGCAGACAAGTGGTGGAGGAGCAAGCAGGCTGGCACCATATGGGAAGAGGAGATGCAACAGGCCAGAGTGAGGAAGGATACATACATCAGCACTGCCTCCTTGGGTTTCCCAGCTTTAATGAACTCTGCTTCAGCCTCTTCAAACTTGCCCTAGGAGAGAGGAAGGAGTTTCTTTGTACGCCTTCCTGCCCCAATACCAACACATGATTCTCTGTACTTACCACGAGGCAAAGCATATTTATGAAATAGAGACGTGTGTGGAAGCTCGGGGCTGCAACTGTGGAGCCTTTTGGGTGAGCAGTGACTGCAGCCATATAAGTGCCTCCTGGGGCAGCCTTTAAGGAAAGCTTTTCAATTACCTGAGTGACCAGGGAACTACAATCTATTCCAGGAGTAAAATTACCTCATCTTCTAGGAACATGGCATACTTTAAGTGGATCTCTCGCATCTTCTGCTTCATGGAGAGGCGGGCCAGCTCAAAAGCAAATTCAAAGACACTGCAGTGAAAGAGAGAGTGGGGTGAGAACAGGACTATGTGCTGTGAGGGCATGCCTTCATTAAGATCAAGACATCAAGTAGAGGACAAGACACTgtcagaggggagaggagaagacaGAGGGTCCCAAGTGAGTGGCCACTGCccatttccccttctcctgaccAGAGAACAGGAGCTGTTACAGTCCCCACTAAGGAGATTCAGCTCCTTCACGCCTGCTGTTAGCGCCAGAAGTCCTTGACTCAACCCTAACAGGTGGTCATGAGGCTCCCAAGAGCCTGGTAAAGTGGGAGAGCTGGAGGGGAGCAGCAGTAAATGGCAGTGCAGACATGGCTGGGCAGGTGCAGAGTGGGACCAATCCTCTCCTGGCAGGCAGCTGCTTATGATGACACGAAGAATATCCCCTCCCAGGCTTCAGAGGCTCTTACAAAGCCTCCCTACTCAGGTTAAAGGGTAAACTGCTTTTGTCTGTCCAGATCAGATTTTACACTTGTGAGACTAACAGGTGGACAGGACTCATCTGGTAATTCCTCTGTGCCAAGGAAGCAGATTACCTGTGTGAGGAAGTGCAGGTAAAGAGGGATAACATGCCATATGCTGGACCTGCAGCTgccatgtatatataaatattttgggCTGTCCTTTCTTCCTGAGATCGGGTAGACAGAAGAGGAGTGCTGGGCTTATGAACTTGCTTACCCACTGTCTGCTGCATGGTCAATGGCCATCTCCAGAAGTCCAAATTTACTGAGGAGTTTCACAGCTGCCTCTCCACCCAGGCTCTTTGCCCACATATAGGCCACATGCTTATAGGAGTTTGCCCCACCGTGTGCCTTGGCCACCtatccaaaacaaagaaaactgaagGACTCAGTGCATCTACCTCTACCTCAGCAGGCTGAGCCAGGGGTCCCCTTTCATATGACTCCTGTACTCTTGAGGGAGCATCAGAAACACCTGCTGTCTCCTGAAGAACTCTTCTGTAGCCACCCTGGACTGGGGAGAGTGAGACAAAGGCCTGTACGGCAGAGCACAGGGAGAAGAGGCTGCTGCCTCCTCAGCAAGGCCCTTACTGGTGTTAGGTCAGCAGAAGTGATCCCCGGCAATATGTCCACACTAGAGGGGAGCAGTGCTGGGGAGGGGTGCTACAGAGTGGTTAGGGGCAGAAAAGTACTTCTGAGGTACAATGCTGTGCAGTGGTTAGGAGCAGAGCACCACCTGGAGGAAGGCAGTGCTGCAGAGTGGCTAGGGGTCTAGCACTGCTTTTGGGGTGCAGTGCTGCAGAGCAGTTAGGAGCAGAGCAGTAGCACAAGGGCCTCCAAGGTGTGCCACCTGCTGAAGCTAAACAGTGTACTTCATGTCTTCAAATTTTGTAGTGAATAGAGACAGAGCAATTCCTACTGGCACCCTACAGTCAAATCCTGGCCCTTGCAGGGTGGGATAGCTGTGAAGTTATTATTACCCTGTAAGCTTCATCCCACATATCATTCATTCTGTACATGTTTACTGTGGCCTTCCAGTCCTTAGCTTCTAGGTAGTGGTACTCAGCCTCCTGTAAACGTCCCTCTGTCTCCAGCTCCTGCAATGAGAGACAATGAGTTAGTGACACTCTTGGCCCTGCTTGGTACAGCTGATCCCTTGCCATGACCTGTGCTCACCTTGCCCAGGTGCAGGTGAGTATCACTCAGTAAGTCCTTGTGGTATTTGGCTACCAGGCAAACCATCTCATCATACATCTTACACTTCTTGTACATGGTGATGGCCAAATCAGGTTCATCTACGGTGATATACAGCCTGGGAACACAAGCATGTTCATGTGGCTCAGCTAAGGATGTGATCACTCCAATGCAGTCCCTCTGTATCCTGCCCAGCTGGGACGGAGTCCGGGGCACATTGCCAAAAGGCATGACTGTGTGTGCAGCCTGACTCCATCCATACTTATCAACCTGTGTTCTGACCTGGAGAGAGCCCCTGGGCTTGTGACCTATTCTCATCTTGGCCTCCAGCCTGAGGCTGTCAGTCCAGTTGGGATGGCAACTTGGCAATGtcagcaaaactttctcatataGGCCACCAAAAAGATTAAACCCAGTGTGACCTTACCACCTGTAATGCCTCCTCTCATGCGCTGGACATCCTTGAGATTAGGTACCACAGCATCAAATACACAGCTTTGCTGTCCCTGTACATGCTAACCTTATTGCATTGTTTAAATAACCTAGTACTGACAGCACTACATATCTAGATGGAAAACATTTCACTTTCCATATCTGATCCTGAGCTGGCCATGCCAGATCAGACCTGGCACCCTGCAGTGGGGAAAAGCCTTGCCACATTTCTGCTGCTACATAGACAGCCGTGCCCCAACTGGATCTCCTTTGTATTGTGGTGGTCAGAGATTGTCAGTCGTGCCACCTTGGGGCTTGTTGAAGGCAGCtggccccttccttccccctccagcCCACCTGACCTCTGGGACTCCTTATGTGTGGCCCTAACAccatccttccctccccacctccagcCCCAAGTCTCCCATGACATGTCCTTTTCGCAGTTCCCTGTCCTAACTCTGGCTTTATATCCCCTTAGATACACTAATAGTTCAGTGAGTTCTCTTCCTAGAAACTTTGCTTAGAGTATCAGCTGGAGGTCTCTGAGTGTGGAGAGAACATTTCTGACCCTTTAAAACCCTAGCCCCAAACTCCACTCCCACTCCAGGAAAGGACTCCTTGCTACAGCCAGATTCTCAGGGTGCAGTCTTGGACTAGCACCAAGGAAGATGCTTACCTCTCTGCTTCTTTGTACTTGCCCTGCTTCTCCATCTCTTGGGCTTGGGTTATGTAGAGCACAGACACATCTTCCTGACTCATACACCTGATTGCCACCTGCCAAGAGGAACATATATGCAAAAAGCTCCAGCACACTGCACAGCAATGTCCTGACACATAGTGACCCTTCTCACAGCACCGAAGATGGAGAAAAGCAATCTCCATCGCACTATAAACAGATACATATGCTACAGCCTCTGCAGAGAATGGGCAGTCATTTGTCACTGTGATCAAAGCATGCAGAACCAAGTCCCCTGGAGAGTGCTATTTGTGTCACAGGTGCACCCACATGGGGCTGCTGAAGTAGAAGGGGGCACAGACAGAATGCAGGAGCTGATCTCTTACTGGCTGCTAGATGTCCCTGCACTGATCCTTTGGGAAGAGGGCTTGCTGCTCAGGTGTTAGGGCAAAAGGCACCACCACCTCCTGATGGAAGACATTGCACCACTCAGAAGCAGGGCGAGGTCCGCAGAAGCTTTTGCTTCTGACACTACCTTGTGAGCCTGTTCCCAGAGTCCGGCCTGTGTGTACATGTCAATGGCCTCCTTGGTCTGGTCTCCTTTGATGTACAGCTCCTCTGCGACCTGTGGGGAGACAACCATGGTCAGCAGTCCTAAGGGACCCAGAGAAGTGATGACTGTACTCTGTGGTCTCACCTGATACTCTTGCAAGGCTGCATAGTGCTGGGCGATCTTGAGATAATATTTGGCTGCTGTCTGTTTGTCCTGCAAGTCCAAAATGTAGATAGCCTTCTTCCACTGCCGGGCTCCCAAGGCTGCCTCAATGGCCTTAACAGAGCACCTAGCATCAGAAACATAACTCATAACTCTTTACAGCCAGCCAGCACCCATCTCTGCCAGCTGAGCTAAGCCAGGGAGACCAAAGTGGGCTGCTGCTTGAATCTTCTTCCTTCAGCTGAAGCAACAAGACAGACCTGAATAACTTCACAGTATCAGCAGAGAGTAAAGGTCTGGAGCACTGACAGAGCTAAAGGGAAAGAATGAAGAACTAGGACAGCAGGGAACAGTGGATCAGGACTGAGACACCTTGACAGAGCTGTGGAGAAAAAACTATGGTTGGGCCAGCAGAGACTGCACGTAAGTATTAGGGGCACTGGCAAAGCTGGGATAAGGGGTCTTACTCAGCATCAAACAGCCATGCTGATTTAAACAAACTAGATCAACTTCATGGCCTGCCAGATTATACTGCTGCTGGTTATACAGCCTTCACCTGCTCCCACCTGGCTTCAATGTAATGGTTAATGGCAGCATCCAGCTGTTTCTGCTGCACCAGATGGTCTCCCCAGGCCTCCTCCAGCTTCACAACTTCCACAGGAAATGCCAGGCGAGCCAGCTCCACTGCTGTAAGGGGACATGATAGCTGTTATGCTGAATCCAGCAAGGAAGCAGAGCTGTGAGGTGCATGTGGGCCTCGTTGTGGGGCAAGGGAGGGAACTGTCTAACCCACTCCAACTCCAGCAGGGCAGCCCTGTGATCTGGACCCTGTGGGGAGCCAGACCAAAATCATGCTGGTGCAGTCAGCATGATCAAGGCCTTTGGAAGAAGATCCTGTCCTAGGGCTTTGCCTGCAGGCACAACTATGTGAGAACCCATACACTGAATGAGGTGATATACGGAAGTTCAGAGCAACTAGGCCACTCTGCACTCCAGGGTAATAGCTCATGTTGCTAGCAGGCCAGAGCACCTGGGCTCCTGCTGGGGACAGGGGAGGAACATATTTAGCACAGTACCTTTCAGGTAGGCACTGCCCTTGCAATAGCACTCCAGAGCCTTCCGTGGGTTCCCGACCTTCTCAAACAGGTCTCCAGCCTAATGACAAATATAAGCTGTCAGTTTCCAGAGCCACTGTCTCCCCATACCACCATGTACCCTTCCAGCCCCATGTACAGCTGTCAATCCTGTCAGACCACCCCTACCCACAGAGGCTTCTCCATCAGctacgacccccccccccccactaaccAACAGCATGGGGATAAAGGGAACTTCTTGGAAAGACAGCATGCGCTGAGACCATTGTCCTCTCTGCTGTCCCACATGCCCCAAGTGTTTTTCTGGGGTCTCATCTTCTaacaagataaaagcttttgaGACAACCTCTCTTCTCTTTGCACAGTAACTTGTGCAGTGACAGCCTGGTCTGTGACCATGGCCACTAGGTGCTCAGTTATGCAGATGATCATACTGGTGCCCTGGGAGTAAGCAGAAAGGGGGAGGCTCAGCTGCTTGCAGCAGAAGGTTTTGACCCTGTAGGAAAGGGTGGCAGCCAACAGGGTGGGATGAGGCTCAAAACTTGTAGAAGTCAGAACACAACATAAGAAAGGCCATCCTGGAAGACCAAAGATTCAATTCCTTCAGTATTTTAATAGTGGCTAAAGCACATGTCTATGGAAAGATTATAAGAATGGAGAAGCTTCACAACAGCCTTTCCTCCATTATATCTATCCATTTCTGATAATCTGTGCTGCAGAGGCTTCCTGAGTTCATATCATGATGCCCCCACATCATCATATTTAATGGCCTTTGACAGACTTTACTTCCATGATTTGTCTGATCACTTTTGGACTATATATGCTTTTGGTATCAAAGCATCTTGCAGGAATGAGTTCCACAGTTGCTTTTTAAACTAAAGACTTAAGAAAAGGTGGCAGATTTGGAAGAGCATAAAGTTCTCTTGAGTCAAATGAAATggtctctgtttctcttctttagCTTTTCCATTTAGACTATCCTCATATGCAAGCTGTAGCATCATTTATTATTCTACTATGAAGAAGTACTGTAGATTCTCACAGTGGTATGTTTTCTGTTTAATTAGCAGCTCCTTTCCTGTTGGTTCCTACCTTCCCAGGGGACTGTTTGACTATTGCTGAACACTCAGCTGATGTTTCAGAGATGTCATCACCAATGACTTGTGATCTTTTCCCTGACTAATAACAGCAATTCTAGACCTCACCTGTGTATGACAGATGCAGTAAGGATTTCCTCCCAAGTGTTATCTGTGCATTTATCAAGATAGAATTACATCTGCTACTTTCCAGCCCAGTTCCCCTGTATATTGCAGAGGCAGAAGATGGGGTAAGAAGTTTGACACCACTAAGTAAGAAGAAGGCCCAGTGGGGTGGGCCACTTACCTGTTCATATAATTCCCCTCTGATCAGTGCTGTGGAGATCCTACTGATGACATCCCCATTGGTCAGGAGCTCATTCCTGCTCATGGCCAGCCGTGCTGCCTTGGCTGGCAGCCCTGCTCGCAGGTATAGGCTGATGGCTGCCAGGTAGTCTCCCTGTCCCTCCTGGACCTCCccagccttctcctcctgctgcgtatCCAGCAGCCACTGGTAGTAGCCCTTACGCAGCTTATCCAGCATTGGGTGTCCCTGTTGGGAAATGCAGCATTGGTTGACCTGGGCAAGGCAGGAGGTTGTCCTGCTCCTCCTGTGGGCTCTGAACAACTCCTGGCACCAGCCTCATTGCTGCCCAGTTAGATTAAGCAACTGCAGTTAGCAGAAACTACAGCAATGCCAGCCCTGTACCACTACACCATTCGTTCTCTTCTGAAGCCCTGGCTACTCTTAAAAGAACCTCAGTAGCTTTCTCCCTTACTACTCACCCAGGTCTGTACTTCCACCAAAAGCAACCTCCCCTTACATTCCCTTTGTATCATCTTAGACTATTCCAGACCCTTCTCTGTTTTATTCCTTGGCTGTCAGATGCAAGAACCACTGATCTTTTTGTTCCTTGTCTGTGGGCAACTCTGGCTAGGGCAATCCTGCCTGGACCACATCTCTGAGGCACCTTGGCTCTTGGTCCATGTTACACTGCATTCTAGGAAACAAAAGCTCTGGGTTGGACCCAAGATCCATCTACTCCTAAAGCCTGCCTCCTGCCATTCTAACAGTTGCCTTGTTGACCACAGCATTTGCTGTGTTTTAGGGGCATCAGGGATATCCACCACACTTCCTTTTAAGTATTGCAGTTAAGTCTCTCGCACCCAAGCCCCCACAATTGCACCTTGTTCTCCCATTCCTATCACCTGCTCTGGACTCTGATCCCTCTTCCTGATGGCATGGCACCCTCACCCCTCCAGCAGTCAAGGCTCCTTCATGCAATAATCCCACCACCTGTAACTGAATTAGATGGAGGACCTTCAGGGCAGGCTCAGAGTCTCTTTGGGAGCCCCTCTAAGCAGAAGTGAGGTCCTGAGAGGGCAGATGAAGAACACCCAGACCGTGATAGCACTCCCAACTGGCACACTTATCAAGCAAGCCCAGCTCAAAGTCCAGTGTAGGAATATTCTGTACCTTGGCCTCGGCGACCACAATGCATTCATCCCACATGTGCAGCTCCTGGTACATGTCCATGGCCTCCTCTGTGGCATTCTGTGTCAGAGAGCAAAGTGTCACCCTGGGCAAGTCTCTGTTTAGCAGACACattgccatgaggatcccacagTGGGCAGGGTTAGATGTGCAGAAAACACTTGACCAAATGGACCATCCCCTTTACATGGATATACATCCTTCCCTTATCCTCCTCCCTGTACCTCAGGGCAATTCTACATCAGAACAAGCAATCTCTCCTTCTACTCCAGGGCACAAAATCATCTCCCAGCAATAAGCAACCTAttccctctctgttttttttcacatCAAGGCACAAATCTTACTGCCCACAAATAAATGAGACCTTTTCTGCTCCTGGTCCCTTTACTCACTTGTTCCAGGAAGATCATCTCTGCCAACTTGTAGTTCTTCTCTAGCATGGCCAAGCGGGCACGCACCAGGTAATGGTCTGTGCCATCCCCGCCCTGCAGACAACCACAGTTAGCTCAATTGGTTTGTAGGGGTGAAAGAATGGGCTCTGGATTTGCTACAAGGGAGGTGATTGCTGGTGGGGTCTGCGTCATTACAGAAACCGAAGATAGATGAAAAGTGACAAGACAGGAGCAACACTACGAAACGGCTAGCCAGAAGAGGGACCTGGCGGGCCTGGATGAAGAACTATGTCAGCAGTTCTTACATGACAAAGCCCTGGTCTGTAGCAGTATACTGGAGGACACGGACACAGAAGACAATGTGTATGCAAGTGTTTGCAGGGAAGTGGCTGCCCTGCACAGCAGACAAAGTTTGACTCACATGCTCTTGAGCTGCCTTATCTGCAATGGCATTGGTTTCATGCAGAAATCGAGCTTTTGCCATGTTGCCCAAAGCTGCAAAGCACCTGGGAAGAGCAAGGCAGTTAGTTGCCAGCAGGGGTTCATTACCTACCTTTAGTTCCAGAAAGGAAAATCAGAGTCTAGGCAGCAGTCCCAGCAGTGTGATGTGGAGAGGTGCAGTAGTGCCACTTCATGAGAAGATTTTGCCAAAACCAATGTTCAGATCTACCCTCTAGCCCTGCTCCACGGGAGAAGCCATGGACATGACCAGTGTCCATGCTTCAGTCTCTTAGGCTTCAGAGCTCCTCTGACCTTGCCTATGTCTgtctgccccctgcagcctcGCTATGCACTACTTTGTGTTGCCATCAGCAAAAATTTATGCTACAGAGTGATGTCTACCTGTCCCTAGTTCTACTGTTAGTGTCTAGGATGAAAGGACAAAGTCATTGCCTGGAATAGAGAATGCTCCATTCTCGAAGGCAGTGAATCTTCCAGGCCACACAAAAAGTCACATCCTTAGTTAGACTCTGGTTTCTGTGAAGGATCCAGAAAAGAGAGTGTTTAATCTAGTAGAAAGAACTTTTGACTCCTTCCTGTACCTCTCTGCAATGTGCAGCTGTCTAGCTTCCAAAGCCAGCCTGCTTAGGGTCTTCCACATGGCTTCGGTCTCCGTGGACATTTCCAGTGTCTCCAAAAATGCAGTAGCCCTTAAGACAGAGAAATTTGCAGATTTTCAATAACAGAAAAGAAGagatctctgaagaaaaaaaactagaCTGAGACAGGAGCTTCCAAAGAAGAACTGCACTGAAACTCAGTTATCTAAGAGCTCCCTATCTGGCCTAAGTTACTTAGGAGATATGTGGTCACCAGAAGGCTGTAGCAGTGTGGGCAAGTCTGAAGCGTTCAGTCTGAAGCAAGCCCTGGTGCAGAAAAAATCTCTCAAGAGGGATTAATGCTGTGAGCATGTGAAATGTTCTTCCCTGGTCAATTTTAAAGCCAGGTAACAATGCCAACCCTGCCCAGGTGCCTACCATGACCGCTTCAGACAGCCAGCTTTTATTCTGCACAAGCAGGCCAGCTCCTGTTTCCACTCAACTATTATCATCCCTGGAGGGGCAGCAGCATGAGCACTGAAGCGCCATTCCACATCTGGCTGCTACTGAAGACACACTTATTTACTGCAGTGAGTGAAAATTGCCTGCAGTCAATTTCTGTCAGTGTCAGCGGAACCAGACTGGCCAGACTCGTCTGAAACCATGGAGCTCTGGGGATGACAATGCAGAGTATTCACTCTTGAAGGAATCTGCTGCACATTACAGCCAGACTTAGCACCAACATCATGCTCAGAGCCTAAACTTCAACTCTGCACGGAAAGCCCTGCTGGTGTGGTTCATGGATTGTTGACCCTCAGGTGTCTGTTACATGAAGCAGACTAGCTGCCATCACAATGCGGCATATCTAGCACTTACCTGTGGTAATCCCCATCATCAATGGCAGTTCCAAACTCTATAAGGCCTTCATCCAGGGTATAGGACACAGTGTTCACACCTTCAGTTACTATCACTTCAGTCTTCCCATCATTCCTTTCCAAGTCTACAATATCCCCCTGAAAAAGAGTACCAGCTATCAGCTCTGCTGAGTTAAAGTTCTGCTGAAGGAGCTCACACCTGGGCGACATTGTCCTTACCTCAACAGAGGGTAGCAAAAAGCCATGGAGTAGCTCCTTGTTGGAGAACCTGTCTCCAGGTTCTGCCATAGATTTCTGCCATGGAGTTGACAGATGGCCTCATATCCTGTCCAGGAGAAACTCagttccctcccttctcccttccgCAATACCACTCTGCCTAATCCCACACCTGTGACCAAGAAGTAACAGAAAATACTGCTGGAGAAACCAA is drawn from Apteryx mantelli isolate bAptMan1 chromosome 3, bAptMan1.hap1, whole genome shotgun sequence and contains these coding sequences:
- the IFT172 gene encoding intraflagellar transport protein 172 homolog isoform X3 is translated as MQLRHVRTLLAPQDGAARVTCMAWSASSARFAVCTVDRVVLLYDEQGERRDKFSTKPADAKYGRKSYVVKGMAFSPDSTKIAVGQTDNIVYVYRIGEEWGDKKVICNKFIQTSAVTCLLWPAENIIVFGLAEGKVRLANTKNNKSSTIYGTDSYVVSLTSNISGKGILSGHADGTIIRFFFDDEGSGESQGKLVTHPCPPYALAWASNSIVAAGCDKKIVAYGKEGNVIQTFDYSRDSSEKEFTTAATSPGGQAVVIGSYDRLRVLNWSPRRSAWEEAKPKEIAHLYTITALAWKRDGSRICVGTLCGGVEQFDCCLRRSIYKNKFEMTYVGPSQVIVKNLSTGTRVVLKSHYGYEIDEVKILGKERYLVAHTSDTLLLGDISSNKLSEVAWQGSGGNEKFFFDNENVCMIFNAGELTLVEYGSNDILGSVRTEFMNPHLVSVRINERRQRGVEANKRLAYLIDIKTIATVDLVGGYNAGTISHDSKIEWLELNETGHKLLFRDKKMRLQLYDIERSTKTTILNYCSYVQWVPGSDVVVAQNRNSLCIWYNIDAPERVTMFPLKGDIVDLERNDGKTEVIVTEGVNTVSYTLDEGLIEFGTAIDDGDYHRATAFLETLEMSTETEAMWKTLSRLALEARQLHIAERCFAALGNMAKARFLHETNAIADKAAQEHGGDGTDHYLVRARLAMLEKNYKLAEMIFLEQNATEEAMDMYQELHMWDECIVVAEAKGHPMLDKLRKGYYQWLLDTQQEEKAGEVQEGQGDYLAAISLYLRAGLPAKAARLAMSRNELLTNGDVISRISTALIRGELYEQAGDLFEKVGNPRKALECYCKGSAYLKAVELARLAFPVEVVKLEEAWGDHLVQQKQLDAAINHYIEARCSVKAIEAALGARQWKKAIYILDLQDKQTAAKYYLKIAQHYAALQEYQVAEELYIKGDQTKEAIDMYTQAGLWEQAHKVAIRCMSQEDVSVLYITQAQEMEKQGKYKEAERLYITVDEPDLAITMYKKCKMYDEMVCLVAKYHKDLLSDTHLHLGKELETEGRLQEAEYHYLEAKDWKATVNMYRMNDMWDEAYRVAKAHGGANSYKHVAYMWAKSLGGEAAVKLLSKFGLLEMAIDHAADSGVFEFAFELARLSMKQKMREIHLKYAMFLEDEGKFEEAEAEFIKAGKPKEAVLMFVHNQNWDAAQRVAEAHDPDSVADVLVGQARFAFEQREFQKAEAFLLRAQRPELAIKYYKEAGMWSEALRICKEYVPSRLEALQEECSREAAKKGSRGTEGLLEQAREWEQAGEYARAVDCYLKVQDPSNSVLMEKCLLKAAELAIKFLGQSQSMEVTRTVAPQLVAMKKYSAAAELYLNLDLIREAIDAFIEGEEWNKAKRVAKELDPRSEEYVDQRYKEYLKNQGKVDSLVGIDVMAALDMYAEQEQWEKCLEIAAKQNYKVLHKYVALYATHLIREGSWDKALSLYVHHGAPANPQNFNIYKRLFVEMVNASGMNCAEAYSSWADLRDVLFNLSENLVKSSEANTPAHEEFETMLLISHYYATRSAAQGVKQLDTVAAKLSISLLRHTEFIPADKAFYEAGTAAKAVNWENMAFIFLNRFLDLSDAIEEGNLDSLDHSDFQRTDIPFEVPLPAQQHVPGILC